The window CTTCGACGACTTCATCCTCGAACGTAAACTGAATGTCCGGGAACGCGGTCCAGAAGTACGTGAAAAATTGCTTGAGCGCGGCCGGGCCGGGCGGTGTCTCCGGCGGGAGGGTATGGTCGACAAAATTAGCGGCGACAACTTCGTCCAGCACCTTGGTGCTGTGTGCGTTGAGCCCTTCATCGATGACGCGGTGGAATACTTTTCGGTTCTGCTCTGCAGTCATATGCGCCATTTCCGCTTTAGGCATGGCGTCAGTGGAGGCGGCATTGCTCGCACAGCCCGTTGTTAGCAAACCCATCGTCAGCAACGCACCGGCAATAGCAGCTGCGGTTTTTGAGCGCAAAACGCTCTTAATAGGTAGGGAAGACATTCGATTCGCTCCTCATTGGTATAAGCGCTCCGCAAGTAGAGGCGCTGGAAACGGATCCTAAGGGGCGATACATGGACGGTACATGCTGTCTTGTCTCTATTTATTGCCTTTTTGTCCACAATTTATGGACAAAAAGTTAAACGATATCCATACTCCGCCGGCATGAAAAACCCTCTCCAGTCGACCGATCCCCTCGGCGAAGCGCTCCACTTCTTGCGGATGTCTGGCATGTTTTATTGCCGATCGGAGCTGAGCGCGCCGTGGGCGCTGGCGGTGCCGGCGGTACGGGGTTGTATCGGATTTCACGTCGTTACCGCGGGTCATTGTTGGCTCGAGGTCGAAGATGCCGAGCGCGTGCTACTAGAGCCGGGCGATCTCGCGCTGGTCCCACACGGTCGCGGGCAGCGCTTAGGTGATACCCCGACGACACCGGCGGTACCGCTTGCGCAGTTACCGTTGCAACACGTGAACGATCGCTACTCGACGTTGAATTATGGCGGTGGCGGCGACACAACTATATTGATTTGCGGCGAAGTCATGTTCGACCATCCAGCGGCGCAACGATTGATGACACTGTTGCCGAAGGTGATCCATCTAAAAGCCAAAGGCTTCGAATCGACCGACTGGCTATCGAGCACGTTGCGCTTCATCGCCTCGGAAGCGCGCGCACGTCGACCGGGCGGCGAAACCGTCATCACCCGATTGGCCGACATCTTAGTGATCCAAGCGATCCGCGCTTGGATCGAGCAAGATCCGCAAGCGCAAGGCGGTTGGCTCGGCGCACTGCGCGATCCGCAAATCGGTTGTGCCATCGCCGCGATTCATCAGGACGCGACACGCCCGTGGACCGTCGAGTCGCTCGCCGCCGAGGTGGCGATGTCGCGCTCGGCCTTCGCCGCGCGCTTCACCGAGCTGGTCGGCGAACCGGCGATGCAATACGTCGCCCGC is drawn from Gammaproteobacteria bacterium and contains these coding sequences:
- a CDS encoding ester cyclase, giving the protein MSSLPIKSVLRSKTAAAIAGALLTMGLLTTGCASNAASTDAMPKAEMAHMTAEQNRKVFHRVIDEGLNAHSTKVLDEVVAANFVDHTLPPETPPGPAALKQFFTYFWTAFPDIQFTFEDEVVEGNKIAGRGYFTGTHKGEFQGIAPTGKKIKVAFMDEWRFENGKWVEYWGQFDSASLMQQLGVMPKTAAK
- a CDS encoding AraC family transcriptional regulator: MKNPLQSTDPLGEALHFLRMSGMFYCRSELSAPWALAVPAVRGCIGFHVVTAGHCWLEVEDAERVLLEPGDLALVPHGRGQRLGDTPTTPAVPLAQLPLQHVNDRYSTLNYGGGGDTTILICGEVMFDHPAAQRLMTLLPKVIHLKAKGFESTDWLSSTLRFIASEARARRPGGETVITRLADILVIQAIRAWIEQDPQAQGGWLGALRDPQIGCAIAAIHQDATRPWTVESLAAEVAMSRSAFAARFTELVGEPAMQYVARWRMHLALMWLREDNLSVGEIASRLDYQSEAAFSRAFKRFIGAAPGAMRRQETQRDNPIAATPAAPSRRATR